The following are encoded together in the Bactrocera neohumeralis isolate Rockhampton chromosome 6, APGP_CSIRO_Bneo_wtdbg2-racon-allhic-juicebox.fasta_v2, whole genome shotgun sequence genome:
- the LOC126760987 gene encoding heat shock protein 23-like codes for MSSLPLILSLADDLSRLTPFYEPVFYTRWPAVTTSPGGRLRKLDKDLPVATVGKDGFQASMDVQQFKPSELSVKVVDDHIVVEGKHEEREDDHGYIARHFVRRYALPKGFQADKVVSTLSSDGVLTVSVPKPAIEDKSNERVIQIQQTGPAHLNVKDNSEETTKEEKAKA; via the coding sequence atgtcaTCTCTACCATTGATCTTGAGCTTGGCTGATGATTTGAGCCGCTTGACACCATTCTACGAACCAGTGTTCTACACTCGTTGGCCCGCCGTTACCACCTCACCCGGAGGCCGCTTGCGCAAATTGGATAAAGATTTACCCGTAGCAACTGTGGGAAAAGATGGCTTCCAAGCCAGTATGGATGTACAGCAGTTCAAGCCCAGTGAGTTGAGTGTGAAAGTGGTCGATGATCACATCGTGGTCGAGGGTAAACACGAGGAGCGTGAAGATGATCATGGTTACATTGCACGTCACTTTGTTCGTCGCTATGCTTTGCCAAAAGGATTCCAGGCCGATAAAGTGGTTTCCACATTGTCTTCGGATGGCGTGTTAACAGTTAGTGTACCAAAGCCTGCCATCGAAGATAAGTCCAACGAACGTGTGATCCAAATTCAACAAACTGGACCAGCTCATTTGAATGTAAAGGACAATTCTGAGGAAACTACCAAAGAAGAGAAAGCAAAAGCGTGa
- the LOC126760988 gene encoding heat shock protein 23-like, with protein MSSLPLILSLADDLSRLTPFYEPVFYTRWPAVTTSPGGRLRKLDKDLPVATVGKDGFQASMDVQQFKPSELSVKVVDDHIVVEGKHEEREDDHGYIARHFVRRYALPKGFQADKVVSTLSSDGVLTVSVPKPAIEDKSNERVIQIQQTGPAHLNVKDNSEETTKEEKSKL; from the coding sequence atgtcaTCTCTACCATTGATCTTGAGCTTGGCTGATGATTTGAGCCGCTTGACACCATTCTACGAACCAGTGTTCTACACTCGTTGGCCCGCCGTTACCACCTCACCCGGAGGCCGCTTGCGCAAATTGGATAAAGATTTACCCGTAGCAACTGTGGGAAAAGATGGCTTCCAAGCCAGTATGGATGTACAGCAATTCAAGCCCAGTGAGTTGAGTGTGAAAGTGGTCGATGATCACATCGTGGTCGAGGGTAAACATGAGGAGCGTGAAGATGATCATGGTTACATTGCACGACACTTTGTTCGTCGCTATGCTTTGCCAAAAGGATTTCAGGCCGATAAAGTGGTTTCCACACTGTCTTCGGATGGCGTGTTAACAGTTAGTGTACCAAAGCCTGCCATCGAAGATAAGTCCAACGAACGTGTGATCCAAATTCAACAAACTGGACCAGCTCATTTGAATGTAAAGGACAATTCTGAGGAAACTACCAAAGAAGAAAAGTCCAAGCTATAA
- the LOC126760985 gene encoding heat shock protein 23-like, with protein MSSLPLILSLADDLSRLTPFYEPVFYTQWPAITTSQSGRLRKLDKDLPLATIGKDGFQASMDVQQFKPSELTVKVVDDHIVVEGKHEEREDDHGYIARHFVRRYALPKGFEADKVVSTLSSDGVLTVHAPKPAIEDKSNERVIQIQQTGPAHLNVKENPKETTQEEKPKA; from the coding sequence ATGTCGTCTCTACCATTGATCTTGAGCTTGGCTGATGATTTGAGCCGCTTAACGCCATTCTACGAACCGGTGTTCTACACTCAGTGGCCTGCAATCACAACTTCTCAAAGTGGTCGTTTGCGCAAATTGGATAAAGATTTACCACTAGCCACTATTGGAAAAGATGGCTTCCAAGCCAGTATGGATGTACAGCAGTTCAAGCCCAGTGAGTTGACTGTGAAAGTGGTTGATGATCACATCGTGGTCGAGGGTAAACACGAGGAGCGTGAAGATGATCATGGTTACATCGCACGTCACTTTGTTCGTCGCTATGCTTTGCCAAAAGGATTCGAGGCCGATAAAGTGGTTTCCACGTTGTCTTCGGATGGTGTCTTAACTGTACATGCGCCGAAGCCAGCCATCGAGGATAAGTCCAACGAGCGTGTGATCCAAATTCAACAAACTGGACCAGCACATTTGAATGTGAAGGAGAATCCCAAAGAAACTACACAAGAAGAGAAGCCAAAGGCTTAA
- the LOC126760976 gene encoding heat shock protein 27-like, producing the protein MAIVPLLANLARELDTDYRDLEHYWDDDFGFGIHPMEIFRPTRHGHSLMLQPRRRHYPYDRAQVLARRAARLGKDTAECSSLIPTVGKDGFQVCMDVSQFKPNELTVKTVDKTVIVEGKHEEREDDHGMIQRHFIRKYTLPKDYDPKDVVSTISSDGVLTVKAPPPPSKAIKANERIVQIQQTGPAHLSVKAPEETNSDGKAKENNEKKSGK; encoded by the coding sequence atggCAATTGTTCCACTACTAGCAAACTTGGCTCGTGAACTCGATACCGATTATAGAGATTTGGAGCATTACTGGGATGATGATTTCGGTTTCGGTATACATCCAATGGAAATTTTTCGACCGACGCGTCATGGCCATTCGTTAATGCTACAGCCACGTCGTCGCCATTATCCATACGATCGTGCACAAGTGTTGGCGCGTCGTGCCGCACGTTTGGGCAAGGATACGGCTGAATGTTCATCGTTAATACCCACTGTCGGCAAAGATGGCTTCCAAGTGTGCATGGATGTATCACAGTTTAAGCCCAACGAATTGACCGTTAAAACCGTGGACAAGACGGTGATTGTGGAGGGTAAACATGAGGAACGTGAAGATGACCATGGCATGATACAGCGACATTTCATACGCAAATATACACTGCCGAAAGACTACGATCCAAAAGATGTAGTGTCAACAATTTCATCGGATGGTGTACTAACAGTCAaagcaccaccaccaccaagtAAGGCTATTAAAGCGAACGAACGCATCGTACAGATACAACAGACAGGGCCGGCTCATTTGAGCGTAAAGGCACCGGAGGAAACAAACAGCGATGGCAAGGCGAAAGAGAATAACGAAAAGAAGTCTGGAAAATGA
- the LOC126760961 gene encoding uncharacterized protein LOC126760961, translating into MHCDNTKTSSEIEHVDWSTGTGSGHHYANVRFGSGSSQASQSSGDICRICHCESDPQNPLLTPCYCAGSLKYVHQACLQQWLTASETNACELCKFPFIMHTKIKPFNEWRSLDISGIERRRLCCSVLFHCAAALCVIWSLCVLIERAADDVKRGLIDWPFWTKLAVVTVGLTGGVVFMYIQCKAYLHLCHRWKARNRILLIQNAPEKVHAMSPPSPAVQHRTHHEGSCEPHPSSINAPTAAGDGPNVEIVANGASASNGYNYAVTAGGNGSISGSLDIEGAATLHQHPLHHYHLPAEQRRLQQSGDADSDVLPTTHHHSHLPPQQQVGQVAVAANIECAQLQSNYERDWALDDVVSQISSFRPCPQGSGSMTPFHDSIHNVLEHSENSSRGSVNDVCGGSRQDLSTGGISTDTGREHALQLSSFSGSGDQKAPSISSGVSNAVANGLGGFAYKPHTKRYSNSSIFVENRDILNDSMGLSMESSVDYPATESYRHANTLTPPSAADVEAESEQLDKFLTKDLRRYSDTKLVIGPDSEPMLGAEVNDVLLPSAVPIEPVYSMRSTLPAGGNKRIRQLLKQNSATAADTILDMELPTSPLSPPAAYAVNVTMPTTRQTQAALRRSLHTVDELGAGANAQDLLRSRAIPSTAATTSMGTSRRQSTSTPMFKSLPNLSGSCENLLRK; encoded by the exons ATTTGGATCAGGCAGCAGTCAGGCCTCGCAGAGTAGCGGCGATATTTGTCGCATCTGCCATTGTGAGAGCGATCCACAAAATCCGTTATTGACGCCCTGCTATTGTGCGGGTAGCTTAAAATACGTCCATCAAGCGTGTCTCCAGCAATGGCTAACGGCATCCGAAACGAACGCATGCGAACTATGCAAATTTCCATTTATAATGCACACAAAAATCAAACCATTCAATGAG TGGCGCAGCCTTGACATTTCTGGAATTGAGCGAAGACGTCTCTGCTGTTCGGTATTATTTCATTGCGCCGCCGCTTTATGCGTTATTTGGTCGCTTTGTGTGCTAATCGAACGTGCCGCTGATGATGTGAAGCGTGGACTGATTG ATTGGCCCTTCTGGACAAAACTGGCCGTGGTAACAGTGGGACTCACGGGCGGCGTGGTCTTCATGTATATTCAATGCAAAGCTTATTTGCATCTATGCCATCGTTGGAAGGCCAGAAACAG AATACTGCTCATACAAAATGCACCAGAAAAAGTGCATGCCATGTCGCCACCATCACCCGCTGTCCAACATCGCACTCATCACGAGGGCTCCTGTGAGCCACATCCCTCTAGCATTAATGCGCCCACCGCCGCCGGTGATGGCCCAAATGTTGAAATTGTAGCCAATGGCGCGTCCGCCTCGAATGGTTACAACTATGCCGTCACTGCTGGTGGTAACGGTAGCATTTCTGGCAGCCTGGATATAGAGGGTGCCGCAACATTACATCAGCATCCATTGCATCATTATCATCTTCCAGCCGAACAGCGTCGTTTGCAACAGAGCGGTGATGCGGATTCGGATGTTTTGCCTACCACACATCACCATAGCCATTTGCCACCACAACAGCAGGTGGGACAGGTGGCCGTAGCGGCAAATATTGAATGTGCACAGCTGCAAAGTAATTACGAACGTGATTGGGCATTGGACGATGTGGTTTCGCAGATCTCATCCTTCCGTCCGTGTCCACAAGGTTCGGGTAGCATGACACCATTTCACGATTCAATACATAATGTACTCGAGCATTCGGAGAATTCGAGTCGCGGTTCGGTAAATGACGTTTGCGGTGGTTCACGTCAAGATCTCAGCACTGGTGGCATTTCTACGGATACGGGACGTGAGCATGCGCTACAATTGAGTAGTTTTAGtg GTAGCGGCGATCAAAAGGCACCCTCGATCAGTTCAGGTGTTTCCAATGCGGTGGCAAATGGTTTGGGCGGTTTCGCCTACAAGCCGCACACCAAACGTTATTCCAATTCATCGATATTCGTAGAGAACCGCGACATTCTCAACGACTCGATGGGTTTGAGCATGGAATCATCGGTTGATTACCCCGCCACGGAGAGCTATCGACACGCAAACACATTGACGCCGCCCAGTGCAGCGGATGTCGAAGCTGAAAGTGAACAGCTGGATAAATTTCTAACGAAAGACTTACGTCGCTACTCGGACACAAAACTGGTGATCGGACCAGACAGCGAACCGATGCTGGGCGCCGAAGTAAACGACGTCTTACTGCCATCAGCAGTGCCCATAGAACCCGTGTACTCGATGAGAAGCACATTACCGGCAGGCGGCAATAAACGTATACGGCAACTGCTAAAACAAAATTCGGCTACTGCGGCAGATACAATACTGGATATGGAACTGCCCACGTCACCGCTATCGCCACCAGCCGCCTATGCGGTAAATGTAACAATGCCAACGACGCGTCAGACACAGGCAGCCTTGCGCCGATCCCTACACACGGTGGATGAGTTGGGCGCGGGCGCAAATGCGCAGGACTTGCTGAGAAGCAGAGCCATACCCAGCACGGCTGCAACGACGAGTATGGGCACGTCCAGGCGGCAGTCCACGTCGACGCCAATGTTTAAATCGTTGCCAAATTTGAGTGGCAGTTGCGAAAATCTGCTCAGAAAATGA